The following DNA comes from Triplophysa dalaica isolate WHDGS20190420 chromosome 10, ASM1584641v1, whole genome shotgun sequence.
caattctctaGAACTAATTAAGTCAACTGCTCTTGAGAAATGAATGCTTGCCGTCATGTCGTTTCATGTCTTggaaaaaggtaaaacaaagaGGCAAATACCACATTCACAATGGCAAAAGAAGCTGGTTTGAGAAACTGATCCTTCGCAGCTCTTTACTCTCCAACAGTGAAGAAAAGAGTCTTTGACTCTGGCTGTTTTATAGAGTTTCAAAGACAAAGCCTCATTTACCCTTGCAGATGTTAGAAAAAGTGTAGCAGAATACTGCACAGAATTTAAGAACAATGAAATCTCTTAGagatataaaaattaaaacacaaattaatatttaatcaataaagTTTTAGCCACTGTGAAGAGTCTAGTCTAATCATAAGATTTATGAAAAACAGTACAAATTAACAttaacgcatttggcagacgcttttatacaaagcaacttgcattggattgtattatacattttttgtttctgactatgtgcaatcccctgagacCGCACCCATGACCTAGGCATTGCTAGTGTCTTGATcaaaccactgagccacaggaaagctattaaGGTTAATAAAGATagtaagaaaatgtttttactgCAATTcctgaatttaatattttgattttacaaCACTAGAttgttactgtgtgttcaaCAATTTGGTGTTTCAGAATGGGGGCAGATGGTTGATGTCACTAGTTCAATTTCTGACACGTTCAGACACGTAAACTATTCCTGCGTATTTTGGTTCAGGTTTGGATTAGTCTACAAACCACATGGCACCACTTCAAAAGAGCCCGCAGTGTTTCATTATATACtgctataataaaaaatgtgaatattcAACAGAGATCATAAACTATGCAACAGAAACATTTCCTGATCTTGCAAAACATACCGCAGAACTCACAATTTCCTCCACAgtccaaaaacatttacaaatctgAAGAAAATGCTAAATCTAAATAATCTAGTACAATCCTAAATTCATTAATATCTGACTACACATGGTTATACATGCTAACAAGTCTTTTTATTGTGAAGAGACAGGCAGTCCAATCGCAGTGAGATAAGGACCAAGTAGAAGAGATTCTGTTAATACTTAATACTAAACCGCAGAAGAACTAATAATAAGAGTAAAATGGCTCTGTAGAACCCTTTGctgttataatttaaaatattcaaaatataacaaagaaGGTAGGTGGGTTATAATGAAAGTTAGTCGTTCTGATTGTAACTATTATCAattgtataaattaatattaagtaGGCCTATTATAACAATTATGTAAGtctttaaaagcaaaatagTGCAAATATTTGAATGGTAAAACAGCTTTACAATAGTACGACTGTTATGGAATGTATTCAAGAAAATATCTTGTTAGGCAGCAACATCTCATATAAATTACGCAACACCCACCAGTACATTAAATGCTACCAATTAACGTTGCATGCCTATACGTGTAACATACATACATGAGGAAACGCGACCGAAAATAGAAATACAGTCGCGTCCATGTATAAAGTGAAACAGGACATCAATGACGTTGCAATATGACATGCGACAATAATgccaaatatttttaatgtaaaatccTACAGACACTGACAGCGATGATCAAGAGTTCAAAAATATACCAGACATAGCCTACAGGCTgcataacaaatattttacgCTTACAAAATTCGTACGGCAAAGGAATACATATCGGCCATCGGGCTACAACAAACAAGGCCTGTCAATCTCCAGACGCGTAACGATaatatttcaacaaaaataccaaaataaCGCGTTTACCAGAATAATGCGCACAATACACACTCGTCATTTAATCACGACATTCATTGATCTTCCCAAAGGTTATTATTATAAGTCCTGAACTTGAAGCCAGatgcttaaaaatgaacatgtcGCAATAGCCCACAAAACGATTTTACTCGCGTTGTACtaaagatatataaaaatagcCATTGTGCGTATGTTACGATGCTGGACGAATGCGAAAATACGCGTTTAAACgcaaatacatttctgtttccGGTTTTAATCAATAAAATCGAAAGTACAAACATGTAATACTACTTACCATTAACGATTAATAAGACGAGCAGATACCAATTCTTCATGTTGATTGCAGGAATTCAGGATTCACGTGggaaaaatactttaaaaacgTAGTTAATAAAATCCGAATAAATCTGTGCCGTCGTATCTGAGCCGCACCCACGTTGAATTATAGCGACATTTATTAAATGCGGACCGAAGAACGACGAAAACAATTTTATATGAACCAAGATATGCgtaagatttgtattttaaggTGATTTTGCTGTTAAACAGCGGAGATGAAGCGCAGGACACTTGGTCGTAATGGCTGAATCTTCCGTCTGCCAGGTAACGTGACACGTTATGAGCTCACAACGCCACCTAACGTTCAACAAGAGCATATGCGCACCCAACTCGCCCACTGTACAACATTGCTGCTTCTGTAAAATCTGGACCAGAACAAGCCAGGCCTGACCTGACCTCCATGACCTAGGCCTTGCTTACACCCATCATCAGAAAACCGTTACATTCAATTAACTCAATAAAAGTGTTAACTCAGGAAGCTGTAAATGATTAGAGAAAGTGGTAGTTATTAATTAATATCTTAATCGTGGAAATAGCATTATACGCATATTTCAAATCTTCTTTCTTTTATGGGAAAACATTTAGAAGAAACATTCAATACTCTTAAGTTTTGTTTATCCACAGAGAAATTCATAAAGATCTTTAGTCAGATTTCAGGACGTACACCACACTTGTCAGAGTAACAAATGGCTTGTTAGCACTCACTTGGGACTGTAACTCTAGAAGTAGTATTACAAGACCTTTGGCCTGCCTTTGACCTCACAGGCCACAAAATTCTTTATGGGGGAACTTGAGATGCACATGGGCAATTGTGGACAGGTGCTGGCCTGCTTAGGATGCTCATCGGACCACTACTACTTGCTTTATGTGAATTAGGCTAAGCTGACAGACCTGTCATGGTAGAGTCTGGCGTGCCTCAAGGCTTAGTCTTTGGCCCTTTGTAATTCTTCTAGTACGAGCTTCCTTTTAGGAAACACAACTCAAGCTTTCACTTTTAGGTAGGTCACACACAGTTGCATTTAATGCAAATTTGGTGTGTTATATAAAAAGACATTATAGACAAAATTCAAAGTAATTTTGAcgtattttgttttaaaggtttagtacttatatttaaaacaaacactaaaaagTGTTTTGTCTGATTGGATCTAATGTATCTAGAGTTGTAATCGGAAATCTCGATGTGATGGaatattttctgtgttcaatgcacaaaatattttctctaTACATTAACCCGATGAGTAGATTTTAAACCAGTTTTAAGTGAATGAAGCATGGACTATATACATTCCTTTGTGAAGACACTTAATGTGATCATGTCACAACATCCACTCTTCTGTATAGCTCTTGAGGATTAACATTTTGTCTGGTGAATGAGTTTAAGTGAAACCTGTTTCAGATACTTTTATCTTAAAACATACACGGCTTCATTTTTCTGGTGTGAACGTGTAAGATTTAATTtacttatatttaaatgtacatttattcgTATAGGAGAAATTTTAATTCAGGATTAGTTTGTTTTGACCAGTCAAGACCATCAATCAATGATCTCCTGTCCCTATTTTCTTAGGATAATTAATCTCCAAACTCAGATGTTTTAATGTACCAATAAACACAGAAATCTTCAAGACATGAAGAGTCTTAATAGATTTGAATTATTTGCATATATGTATTGTTATTATGAATATGCGtgttctaaatgttttttttctgattttttcCAGAACACCACAACTGCAGCATTCATCAAGTTTCAACATCTGCCGAGATCATCAGTATAAGTGATGAAGGAAGAATGTTTTGAAATCATTAGAAAAAAGCATGCAGTcttatctttttttaacatcattAATGCTCCTGAATTTGTGTGATCTGTTGTAAACTCGAGGAAACATTAACAGATCTCTGAGAGAATCAGCATCCGATTTATTATGTGATTCATTGTATTCAAGATCTCTCTAAAGCAGAATTTCTCAACCCTGTTTCTGGAGACAAACAAGCAGTTTTCATTTGCTCTACCTGAATCAACTTATTGACATCATAAGCTTGTAAAACCTGAAGTGGGGGTTTCAGATAAAGGAGATACTTTAAGTGTCTTCAAGCGAACTGGCTTGGGAAGCTTTGCTTttcattcaacacaaacaaacagagtaTTGCAACACTTCAACTGATAGGTGGAGGATTATTCGGAAAGCATGACAATTCTGTGCGGCACTTTCAATGAATCACACTTTCTGTAGTGGTGGTTCTCCAGTCTCCATCTGCTGGTTATTTGACAGTACTGCATTAAGCTGCTATGTGTTGCaatattttatcaatttattaATTGTCTTGTAAACACGTATTAAAAGCacttgtttttgaaaatgattaaataaagaaGACTTGTTGCAAAGCAGTTCgtttgtgttttgtcattttatggattttcacttttatatttttcctgTCATTCATAAAGCTATACTTAAGTTTTCtgtaataatttgtatttattgtattttatgtccCAGAAAATGCTGTTATACTTAATGAATGATGTTGTCAATTAGTGTATTCTATATGAAatggaacaaaaacaacagtaaacGATATGAAACCTGACCTAGATATGACCACAATTGATATCataatctaaataaaatacaaatgatctAAAGAACATTCTAGGAAGACAGAATAACTgacatatttctattttttatgttattaaaaaaataaaatcacatgtaATATTGAAACATAACAATATTGCCTTCCAAACAATATTGAACAAATTTCCTCAATGACTTTCTTGTGCATTTATCTCAAGTACTAATGTTAGAGCATGAGATTCAACAGCGTTTGATTGATGTGATCGTGATTTCTTCTGCCCATCTCCACTGGATCTGACATCATAAACCAGAACAGCAACAGTTGCAACGACCACCAGAGAAGAGATGACCAATCGGATCACAATTTCCGTAAAACCACAACAGTGGACACGACCTGAAGAGACAAAAACACTCAACAGAAGATCTGAGAGGGACACAAGGATCTGTCAGACTGTCAAATTCATACCTGAACACGGCCGACAGACATCAGGACCGACATGTTGAGTCTGACTTGTGACTGAATTGTTCACTACACAGCTGTATGTGTTTgcatcctgatattccacctccagaggtaaagacagtctgatgttgagatcagacacactgatgctggacaataaacggtttcctttgtaccaggacaGACTCACATCTGTCACATTCAACACCGAACATGACAAGGAACAATTTGACACCGAAGATGAAGAACATTGTGAAGAGTCTCTGGAGATGACGGGAACAGGTAGACaagctgaaaaataaatgcaacactACTGAAATGGAAACATAAATCATCTTAAcatcataaacaaacgttactgcacaTGCGCAATTTTGTGACCCCAAAGGAACTTCCGGCACAcataaccaaacaacagagTGCCTGTAATTTATCTcttataacaaataaaataaatcgaGAAGAAACGATACTTCTCcctacaatattttgaatttagactgcgataccaagctgaaccgctagatgtcagtgtactacacggtttgtttaaatgcgaccaaactacaggaccccttccacaaattgtttatttaataaaatgaacaaagagcaaaatacaaaagtcgtttatttaataaaaatattatacagtaaagtaataatgcaaatcaatgctaacataaaatgaatataatataatagttttattattagacactagccaaacacaaaccggaagttaactggggttCAGGAAACGGTCTATAGAAAGTTTGCATTATGTgccttaaaacacaaacatcaagcACACCTGATTTTGGATGACAGAGTTGATTGATGTCTAGATGTTgagtgatgtttgtgatgggattgttgatgacacatctgtatgtgtttgtatcctgatattccacctccagaggaagagagagtctgatgttgagatcagacacattGATGCTGGATAATAAACTCTTttctttgtaccaggagagactcacaccatgtgacacattcatcactgaacacaacacagaacaatTTGACACTGAAGTTCTTTCTGGTGATAAACATTGAGAAGAGTCTCTGGAGATGACTGGAACAGGCAGACTAGCTGGGGGATTTTAGGAAGTTGAGCATGCAGTTAATAAAAGTGATGTTTTGCTTAGAATTACTGTATTAAATCTCTCGACTCACCATAGACtgtaacaatgtattttttgtatgaGACCCTGTTGCTGATGACctgtagtttataaagtccgGAGTGATCAGGTCTGATgtctgtgatggtgagatctccggTTTCATagtccagcttcagtctgtctttgaatctcTCATGATCACCATCATATGTTGAGAAGCTTGGGACACGTCCGTTTACTTCAGCTATGACCATTTCCCGAGGTCCATACTTCCACTTGATTGTAACATGTCTCTTTATTTCAGTATCttcagtgtgtagagtaagagaatctccctccatcactgacactgtcACTTCACCtgcatcaccaaacacacctaaacaacacacaaacatatat
Coding sequences within:
- the LOC130429632 gene encoding hemicentin-1-like isoform X1, translating into MCLEFVLCCLFFTGVFGDAGEVTVSVMEGDSLTLHTEDTEIKRHVTIKWKYGPREMVIAEVNGRVPSFSTYDGDHERFKDRLKLDYETGDLTITDIRPDHSGLYKLQVISNRVSYKKYIVTVYASLPVPVISRDSSQCLSPERTSVSNCSVLCSVMNVSHGVSLSWYKEKSLLSSINVSDLNIRLSLPLEVEYQDTNTYRCVINNPITNITQHLDINQLCHPKSACLPVPVISRDSSQCSSSSVSNCSLSCSVLNVTDVSLSWYKGNRLLSSISVSDLNIRLSLPLEVEYQDANTYSCVVNNSVTSQTQHVGPDVCRPCSGRVHCCGFTEIVIRLVISSLVVVATVAVLVYDVRSSGDGQKKSRSHQSNAVESHALTLVLEINAQESH
- the LOC130429632 gene encoding uncharacterized protein LOC130429632 isoform X2: MCLEFVLCCLFFTGVFGDAGEVTVSVMEGDSLTLHTEDTEIKRHVTIKWKYGPREMVIAEVNGRVPSFSTYDGDHERFKDRLKLDYETGDLTITDIRPDHSGLYKLQVISNRVSYKKYIVTVYVMNVSHGVSLSWYKEKSLLSSINVSDLNIRLSLPLEVEYQDTNTYRCVINNPITNITQHLDINQLCHPKSACLPVPVISRDSSQCSSSSVSNCSLSCSVLNVTDVSLSWYKGNRLLSSISVSDLNIRLSLPLEVEYQDANTYSCVVNNSVTSQTQHVGPDVCRPCSGRVHCCGFTEIVIRLVISSLVVVATVAVLVYDVRSSGDGQKKSRSHQSNAVESHALTLVLEINAQESH